A single genomic interval of Musa acuminata AAA Group cultivar baxijiao chromosome BXJ3-4, Cavendish_Baxijiao_AAA, whole genome shotgun sequence harbors:
- the LOC135637085 gene encoding uncharacterized protein LOC135637085 — protein MATDPSTPRMLHVDAIQTAPPGKVTAPGQARRISTAAPLGPEVLQSRFQAVWYYTKAGEESPLAIAAWIKESLCAALPGHPVLSGRLRRDDGWEVKFNDSGVRLVQATAETTMSEFLASKDRNGMEAHLAYWDDVDVQSPNFSALFYIQVTQFQGDGYAIGISCSLLLADPLFLTRFLNSWAQTHAQMRLSKSPMFHLSYFQRPDRSRHLKSVELESSPVHSPSSTTTMLFEADREAITRSYGQLAVACLREATRRLNVEAAPGFCLLISDHGGELTVEPCANPSEGSSAEALDVVWWDQLGVEEWTLVQGTKPVHVSCRIASSGDGRLVVVMIPPGVEGDPKVVVSVTLPDN, from the exons ATGGCCACCGATCCTTCTACGCCGAGGATGCTCCACGTCGACGCCATCCAGACGGCACCGCCGGGGAAGGTGACGGCACCGGGGCAGGCCCGGCGGATCTCCACGGCGGCGCCGCTGGGCCCGGAGGTGCTGCAGAGCCGGTTCCAGGCGGTGTGGTACTACACCAAGGCCGGGGAGGAGTCGCCGCTGGCGATCGCGGCGTGGATCAAGGAGTCGCTCTGCGCGGCGCTGCCCGGCCACCCGGTGCTCTCCGGCCGGCTCCGCCGGGACGACGGCTGGGAGGTGAAGTTCAACGACTCCGGAGTCAGGCTGGTGCAGGCCACCGCCGAGACGACCATGTCCGAGTTCTTGGCCTCCAAGGACAGGAATGGCATGGAGGCGCACTTGGCGTACTGGGACGACGTGGACGTGCAGTCTCCCAACTTCTCTGCACTGTTCTACATCCAG GTGACTCAGTTCCAGGGAGATGGATACGCCATTGGGATAAGCTGCAGTCTGCTGCTGGCCGACCCCTTGTTCTTGACGCGCTTCCTGAACTCATGGGCCCAAACCCACGCGCAGATGCGGCTCAGCAAGTCGCCCATGTTCCACCTCAGCTACTTCCAAAGACCGGATCGCTCGCGCCATCTGAAATCGGTCGAACTCGAGTCGAGTCCGGTCCACTctccctcctccaccaccaccatgcTATTCGAGGCCGATCGGGAAGCCATCACCCGATCCTACGGCCAACTCGCGGTGGCTTGCCTCCGGGAGGCGACGAGGAGGCTCAACGTGGAGGCGGCGCCAGGGTTCTGCCTCCTGATCAGCGACCACGGGGGCGAGTTGACGGTCGAGCCATGTGCGAACCCGAGCGAGGGTTCGTCGGCCGAGGCCTTGGATGTGGTTTGGTGGGACCAACTCGGCGTCGAGGAATGGACTCTCGTGCAGGGGACTAAACCCGTACACGTGTCGTGCCGGATCGCGTCGTCCGGAGACGGGCGACTTGTGGTGGTGATGATACCGCCTGGTGTGGAGGGTGATCCAAAAGTGGTGGTCAGTGTCACGCTGCCCGACAATTGA